Proteins encoded by one window of Maliibacterium massiliense:
- a CDS encoding helix-hairpin-helix domain-containing protein: MDNRPLRAIPGVGKKTEQDLLALGFTCVGDLKDQDPREIYERDCTRRGFVIDICQLYVYRCAVYFARTPQPEPEKCKWWYWKDHVL; encoded by the coding sequence ATGGATAATCGGCCTCTGCGCGCCATCCCCGGCGTGGGCAAGAAAACCGAGCAGGATCTTTTGGCACTGGGCTTTACCTGTGTGGGGGATCTGAAGGATCAGGATCCGCGGGAGATCTACGAGCGCGACTGTACAAGGCGGGGCTTTGTCATCGACATCTGCCAGCTTTATGTATACCGCTGCGCGGTGTACTTTGCCCGGACGCCACAGCCGGAGCCGGAAAAGTGCAAGTGGTGGTACTGGAAGGACCACGTGCTCTGA
- a CDS encoding DUF3795 domain-containing protein has protein sequence MSVESRCGLLCSICTYRKTMHCPGSLAMEKPFWGDACPVRDCCGEQGHAHCGMCDQFPCRALHGFSYDAAQGDGGTRILQCAAWKKEATPHG, from the coding sequence ATGTCTGTAGAATCGCGCTGCGGGCTGCTATGCAGCATTTGTACATACCGAAAAACCATGCACTGCCCTGGGAGTCTGGCCATGGAAAAGCCCTTTTGGGGGGATGCCTGCCCGGTGCGGGATTGCTGTGGCGAGCAGGGACATGCCCACTGCGGGATGTGCGACCAATTCCCCTGCCGGGCGCTGCACGGCTTTTCCTACGATGCGGCGCAGGGCGATGGCGGCACACGCATCCTGCAATGCGCAGCCTGGAAGAAGGAGGCGACGCCGCATGGATAA
- a CDS encoding helix-turn-helix domain-containing protein produces MRSYRLPASRVCAVDSARIYIAPPSALREAVAHYTLTMPPDALAQLLPCAALPAQCAMQDASPTLTLVPDASGCLVYTMRTQMITGMLWGATTCAVQVRNDADTVPMRFFIEFLPGGLSRFLGEDVATLTDTRLDTRLVHAALDADIRTAILRAQEDLSQLLPGVDAALLRHDRQTQLHPAAQCAKAHLFASHGALPMRTLAATVGYSARHMMRLFHASLGLTPKAFARLVRVNYAVQQLQRDPNASLTALAQQAGYFDQAHFVHDFAQVLGVPPSRYRADLSQFYNEPLKF; encoded by the coding sequence GTGCGGTCATATCGTCTGCCCGCATCGCGCGTGTGCGCTGTGGACAGCGCGCGCATTTACATTGCGCCGCCATCTGCATTGCGCGAGGCGGTCGCGCACTATACGTTGACCATGCCGCCCGATGCGCTTGCGCAGCTGCTGCCATGCGCGGCATTGCCTGCCCAATGCGCAATGCAGGACGCCTCCCCCACATTGACGCTGGTGCCGGATGCAAGCGGCTGCCTGGTGTATACAATGCGTACGCAGATGATCACAGGGATGCTCTGGGGCGCCACTACCTGCGCGGTGCAAGTGCGCAATGACGCCGACACGGTTCCCATGCGCTTTTTCATAGAGTTTTTGCCCGGCGGCCTCAGCCGCTTTTTGGGCGAGGATGTGGCAACGCTCACCGACACACGGTTGGACACCCGACTGGTCCACGCCGCGCTGGATGCGGACATCCGCACGGCCATTCTGCGCGCGCAGGAAGATCTCTCACAGCTGCTGCCCGGTGTTGACGCCGCCCTGCTTCGTCACGATCGCCAGACGCAGCTCCATCCCGCGGCGCAGTGTGCCAAGGCGCACCTTTTCGCATCGCACGGCGCGCTGCCCATGCGCACGCTCGCTGCCACAGTGGGTTACAGCGCGCGCCATATGATGCGGCTGTTTCACGCTTCGCTCGGCCTGACGCCCAAGGCCTTCGCGCGTCTGGTGCGCGTCAATTATGCAGTACAGCAGCTTCAGAGGGACCCCAACGCGTCGCTCACCGCGCTTGCCCAGCAGGCAGGTTATTTCGACCAGGCGCATTTCGTCCATGATTTTGCGCAGGTGCTTGGCGTCCCCCCCTCGCGCTACAGGGCGGATCTGTCGCAATTTTACAATGAACCCCTCAAGTTTTGA
- a CDS encoding tyrosine-type recombinase/integrase yields the protein MAKRTTMRRANGTGSVYKLSGKRRKPWAARITKDWEDGRQEKRLLGTYRTRAEAEEALAQHRIHPIAEDGNITLKALFEQWQEMPAYTRLDTSTKNNYLAAFRKYMVDYHHVPFAQLRVPAFQAMVARAQTMGMGLSTMEKIKSLSVTLGKYAYTLDITQKVYATSVVLPRAVKKKISIFTDMDLQKLFAADDLPYVDTILIFTYTGMRISELLKLTRFDVDIEEMLITGGVKTDAGKDRIIPIHPRIQGYVRARYERCNNFLVEKVRATGSKKQGTYREEIVPISPDYYRDYIYYPLLAQLGIEKKNPHKARHTFFSRMDARCDDKVAMAEIGGHTDPRFSEKVYVHPDVQRLRRAIETLP from the coding sequence ATGGCCAAACGCACAACCATGCGCCGGGCAAACGGCACCGGCAGCGTATATAAACTCAGCGGTAAGCGGCGCAAGCCCTGGGCGGCGCGCATCACAAAGGATTGGGAGGACGGCCGGCAGGAAAAGCGGCTGCTGGGCACCTACCGGACGCGCGCGGAGGCCGAGGAGGCGCTGGCGCAGCACCGTATCCATCCCATCGCCGAGGATGGCAACATCACTTTAAAAGCCCTGTTTGAACAGTGGCAGGAAATGCCCGCCTACACGCGGCTGGACACGTCCACCAAGAACAACTATCTGGCGGCGTTCCGCAAGTACATGGTGGATTACCACCACGTGCCCTTTGCCCAGCTGCGCGTGCCGGCGTTCCAGGCCATGGTTGCGCGCGCGCAGACGATGGGTATGGGCCTTTCCACCATGGAAAAGATCAAATCCCTCTCCGTCACGCTGGGAAAATACGCCTACACGCTGGACATCACGCAGAAGGTGTACGCGACGTCCGTGGTGCTGCCGCGCGCGGTCAAGAAGAAGATATCCATTTTTACCGACATGGACCTGCAAAAGCTCTTTGCGGCGGATGATCTGCCCTATGTGGACACTATATTGATCTTCACCTACACGGGCATGCGCATCAGCGAGCTGTTAAAGCTGACCCGCTTTGACGTGGATATCGAGGAAATGCTCATCACCGGCGGGGTCAAGACGGACGCGGGCAAGGACCGCATCATCCCCATCCATCCGCGCATCCAGGGGTATGTGCGCGCGCGCTACGAGCGCTGCAACAATTTCCTGGTTGAGAAGGTGCGCGCCACCGGCAGCAAAAAGCAAGGCACCTATCGGGAGGAGATCGTGCCCATCAGCCCTGACTATTACCGTGATTACATTTATTATCCGCTGCTGGCGCAGCTGGGCATTGAAAAGAAGAACCCGCACAAGGCGCGCCACACGTTCTTTTCGCGCATGGACGCGCGTTGCGATGACAAGGTTGCCATGGCGGAAATCGGTGGCCACACGGATCCGCGCTTCAGCGAGAAGGTGTACGTCCATCCAGACGTACAGCGTCTGCGCAGGGCCATTGAGACGTTGCCATGA
- a CDS encoding helix-turn-helix transcriptional regulator — translation MQFRNLRIAAKLTRKQSADALGTRKSAVSKWGNGAAMPRAQRVGALAQMPGWPADVLPERLHTPGGARAPKV, via the coding sequence ATGCAATTCCGTAACTTGCGCATCGCCGCGAAACTGACCCGAAAACAGAGCGCCGACGCGCTGGGCACGCGCAAATCCGCCGTCTCCAAATGGGGGAACGGCGCCGCCATGCCCCGCGCGCAAAGGGTGGGCGCCCTTGCGCAAATGCCCGGCTGGCCTGCGGACGTGCTGCCGGAGCGCCTGCATACCCCCGGCGGCGCGCGCGCGCCCAAGGTGTGA
- a CDS encoding helix-turn-helix transcriptional regulator has translation MPYIGVYLKRARQRRGLTQEEAATMLPLDIRTLQRYERDEASCPDDVVPEIARAYGDSALPLEALQAQRTWREVLPALGTRTLGEAVLALYDDVAALGAMTRQMLRVARAGCVQEDVQQDWACLREGTLSVIQSGLELLASVREGGKHLD, from the coding sequence ATGCCGTACATCGGTGTGTATCTGAAGCGGGCGCGGCAGCGGCGGGGGCTCACGCAGGAGGAGGCGGCCACCATGCTGCCGCTGGACATCCGCACGCTGCAGCGCTACGAGCGCGACGAGGCCAGCTGTCCCGACGATGTGGTGCCCGAGATCGCCCGGGCGTATGGGGATAGCGCGCTGCCCCTGGAGGCGCTGCAGGCGCAGCGCACGTGGCGGGAGGTATTGCCGGCGCTGGGCACGCGCACGCTGGGCGAGGCGGTGCTGGCGCTGTACGACGATGTGGCGGCGCTGGGCGCGATGACGCGCCAGATGCTGCGCGTCGCGCGGGCCGGGTGCGTGCAGGAGGATGTCCAGCAGGACTGGGCGTGCCTGCGGGAGGGGACGCTGTCGGTGATCCAATCGGGGCTGGAGCTGCTGGCCTCGGTGCGGGAAGGGGGGAAGCATCTTGACTGA